A window of Primulina tabacum isolate GXHZ01 chromosome 4, ASM2559414v2, whole genome shotgun sequence contains these coding sequences:
- the LOC142541640 gene encoding bidirectional sugar transporter SWEET17-like — protein MVELLLIVGVIGNIISVLMFLSPVKTFWRIVKNRSTEEFESLAYICTLLNSSLWTYYGIIKPGSYLVATVNGFGVVVETAYVFLFLLCAPPFQKGKTGILFGILNVGFLAAVLCVTYFLLNGDMRINATGYMASGLNIVMYGSPLAGMKRVVMTKSVEYMPFFLSFFIFLNGGIWTFYAVLAQDWFLGVPNVIGFLLGALQLFLYAIYKNPRPSKDKGWITQRLLPSTSDHNATLEP, from the exons ATGGTGGAATTACTTTTGATTGTTGGTGTCATAG GGAATATAATCTCAGTTCTTATGTTTCTTTCTCCAGT GAAGACATTTTGGAGAATAGTGAAGAACAGATCAACAGAGGAATTTGAGAGCCTTGCATACATTTGCACGCTGTTGAATTCATCTCTTTGGACATACTATGGAATCATAAAGCCTGGAAGTTATCTTGTGGCCACCGTTAATGGCTTCGGGGTGGTGGTTGAGACCGCATACGTCTTTTTGTTTCTTTTATGTGCTCCTCCATTTCAAAAG gGTAAAACAGGAATTTTGTTTGGGATTCTCAATGTTGGATTTTTAGCAGCTGTATTATGCGTGACATATTTTCTGTTGAATGGGGATATGAGGATTAATGCGACTGGCTACATGGCTTCTGGACTAAATATTGTTATGTATGGTTCTCCTCTTGCAGGCATG AAGAGGGTGGTGATGACGAAAAGTGTGGAATACATGCCCTTTTTTCTCTCgtttttcattttcttgaatGGAGGGATTTGGACTTTTTATGCCGTTCTTGCGCAAGATTGGTTTCTCGGA GTACCAAATGTGATTGGATTTTTACTTGGAGCCCTGCAGTTGTTTCTCTATGCAATTTACAAGAATCCAAGACCATCAAAAGATAAAGGATGGATTACACAGCGCCTGCTTCCATCTACTTCAGACCACAATGCCACTCTCGAGCCATAA